One Ahaetulla prasina isolate Xishuangbanna chromosome 1, ASM2864084v1, whole genome shotgun sequence DNA window includes the following coding sequences:
- the POLR1B gene encoding DNA-directed RNA polymerase I subunit RPA2 produces MDAAGKWRNLPSGPSLKHLTASDYGRPREQQRPALQDIARAHIESFNYAVSEGLSRAAQDIPPLEFAFKNDRITLAFSGATISPPMVPKGSICKELKVYPAECRARRSTYRGKLTADISWAVNGIPKGIIKQTLGNIPIMVKSKFCHLHSLSPKALIQHHEEEEEMGGYFIINGIEKVIRMMIMPRRNFPLAMIKPKWKSRGPGYTQYGVSMHCVKDEHTSVNMTLHYLDSGSVMVNFIYQKELFFIPLGFLLKALVGFSDFQIFQELIKGKEDDTFYKNCVSQMLRLVTEDGCVTQKQVLIFLGQRFRVKLNLPDWYSNERVGEFLFNQCICIHLKTKAEKFYLLCLMTRKLFTLSKEGCMEDNPDSLMNQEVLTSGQLYLMFLKEKMETWLHSVKLALDKKTQKSNITITSENMIKILGLGIDLTRMLEYLLATGNLRSKSGLGMLQASGLCVIADKLNFFRYLSHFRCVHRGAAFMKMRTTTVRKLLPESWGFLCPVHTPDGEPCGLMNHMTAPCEIVTQTFHTVSLLPLLCSLGVTPVDGVPNQPYAECYPVTLDGALVGWIEKDQAPDLVETFRRFKAMQEKKIPGWTEVVLIPMTGKPSLYPGLFIFTTPCRMMRPVQNLALGKEEWIGTMEQVFMNIAVSKDEIQPGLTTHQELFPYSMLSVVACFIPFSDHNQSPRNMYQCQMGKQTMGFPLLTFPYRSDDKLYRLQTPQSPLVRPSIYDYYNMDSYPIGTNAVVAVISYSGYDMEDAMILSKSSWERGFAHGSIYKTERIDLAEKVKQGEDNLVFGIGIDKPVQSLDPDGLPHIGARLQYGDPYYSYVNLNTGESFVTYHKNKETCIVDNIKVCGNDTGTGRFKCVCITFRVPRNPTIGDKFASRHGQKGILSRLWPAEDMPFTESGMVPDILFNPHGFPSRMTIGMLIESMAGKSASLHGLCHDATPFTFSEENSAVEYFGKLLKAAGYNYYGTERMYSGVSGVELEADIFIGLVYYQRLRHMVSDKFQVRTTGARDKVTNQPIGGRNVQGGIRFGEMERDALLAHGTSFLLHDRLFNCSDRSVAHVCVDCGSLLSPLLKAPPAWSTTRARQYVCASCDQSNTIETIAVPYVFRCFVAELAAINVKVKLDVQ; encoded by the exons ATGGATGCTGCGGGCAAATGGAGGAATTTGCCCAGCGGTCCCAGCCTCAAGCATCTTACGGCGTCGGACTACGGCCGGCCCAGAGAGCAACAAAGGCCTGCCCTTCAGGATATTGCAAGGGCTCATATTGAATCGTTCAACTACGCTGTAAGCGAAGGGCTGAGCCGTGCCGCGCAG gatattCCTCCTTTGGAGTTTGCTTTTAAGAATGATCGGATTACTTTGGCCTTTTCAGGGGCCACCATCAGCCCTCCTATGGTACCAAAAGGGAGTATATGTAAAGAGCTGAAAGTTTATCCAGCAGAATGTCGAGCACGTAGAAGTACCTACCGTGGGAAACTGACT GCTGATATCAGTTGGGCAGTGAACGGAATTCCTAAAGGAATTATCAAACAGACCCTTGGGAATATTCCAAttatggtgaaatctaaattctgTCATCTCCATAGCCTTTCTCCCAAAGCACTTATCCAACACCATGAAGAAGAAGAG GAAATGGGTGGTTATTTCATAATTAATGGAATAGAAAAGGTGATAAGAATGATGATTATGCCTCGGCGGAACTTTCCTCTTGCAATGATAAAACCAAAATGGAAATCTAGAGGTCCGGGCTACACACAATATG GGGTCTCAATGCACTGTGTTAAAGATGAGCATACATCTGTTAACATGACCTTACACTACCTTGATAGTGGTTCAGTGATGGTGAATTTCATCTATCAGAAGGAGCTGTTCTTTATCCCACTGGGATTTCTCCTTAAG GCATTGGTTGGTTTCTCAGACTTTCAGATTTTCCAAGAACTGATTAAAGGGAAAGAAGATGACACATTTTATAAGAACTGTGTCTCTCAAATGCTGAGGCTGGTCACAGAGGATGGCTGTGTGACCCAGAAACAAGTGCTGATCTTCTTAGGGCAGCGCTTCAGAGTAAAATTGAACCTTCCTGACTGGTATTCTAATGAGCGTGTTGGAGAGTTCCTTTTCAA CCAGTGCATCTGCATACATTTGAAAACGAAAGCTGAGAAATTCTACTTGCTTTGTCTAATGACACGAAAGCTTTTTACTTTATCCAAAGAGGGTTGCATGGAGGACAATCCTGACAGCTTAATGAATCAAGAAGTGCTCACCTCAGGACAACTTTACCTCATGTTTTTAAAG GAGAAGATGGAAACTTGGCTACACTCAGTTAAACTAGCATTAGATAAGAAAACTCAGAAGTCAAATATAACGATTACTTCAGAAAACATGATAAAGATTCTTGGCTTAGGAATAGATCTCACCCGGATGCTTGAATATCTCCTGGCAACTGGTAACCTGCGCTCAAAGTCAG GTTTGGGCATGCTGCAAGCATCAGGTCTATGTGTGATAGCAGACAAGCTGAACTTCTTCCGCTACCTCTCCCACTTCCGCTGTGTGCACAGAGGAGCTGCTTTTATGAAGATGAGAACCACAACAGTGCGCAAGCTGTTGCCAGAGTCCTGGGGTTTTCTCTGTCCTGTCCACACACCAGACGGCGAGCCTTGTGGTTTGATGAACCATATGACGGCCCCCTGCGAAATCGTAACCCAGACTTTCCACACTGTATCTCTGCTACCTTTGCTTTGCTCTTTAG GTGTCACCCCAGTTGATGGTGTACCAAACCAACCTTATGCTGAATGTTATCCAGTTACATTAGATGGCGCTCTGGTGGGCTGGATAGAGAAGGATCAGGCTCCTGATCTTGTGGAGACTTTCAGGCGCTTCAAG GCAATGCAAGAAAAGAAGATTCCAGGTTGGACAGAAGTAGTGCTCATTCCGATGACAGGGAAACCCAGTCTCTATCCAGGACTTTTTATTTTCACGACCCCTTGTAGGATGATGCGTCCTGTACAAAACTTGGCTTTGGGGAAAGAAGAATGGATTGGCACCATGGAACAG GTATTCATGAACATTGCAGTATCCAAGGATGAAATTCAACCTGGGTTGACCACTCATCAGGAGCTTTTTCCCTATAGCATGCTAAGTGTGGTGGCATGTTTCATTCCTTTCTCTGATCACAACCAAAGTCCAAGAAACATGTACCAGTGTCAGATGG GTAAGCAGACAATGGGTTTTCCACTTCTGACTTTCCCGTATCGATCTGATGACAAATTATACCGGCTTCAGACTCCCCAAAGCCCGTTAGTTCGGCCATCCATATATGATTATTACAATATGGACTCTTATCCCATCGGAACAAATGCTGTTGTTGCTGTGATCTCCTATAGTGGTTACGATATGGAAGATGCAATG ATCCTGAGCAAGTCGTCTTGGGAGAGAGGATTTGCACATGGCAGCATCTACAAGACAGAGCGTATTGATCTTGCAGAAAAAGTAAAGCAAGGGGAAGACAATCTAGTGTTTGGGATTGGGATTGATAAACCTGTGCAGAGTTTGGACCCCGATGGCCTGCCCCACATTGGAGCTAGACTTCAATATGGAGATCCTTATTATAGCTATGTGAATCTCAACACAGGCGAAAGCTTTGTGACCTACCATAA gAATAAGGAAACTTGTATTGTAGATAACATCAAGGTATGTGGTAATGATACTGGAACTGGAAGATTCAAGTGTGTATGCATCACTTTCAGAGTCCCCCGGAATCCAACAATTGGGGACAAATTTGCCAGCCGTCATGGACAGAAAGGCATCTTGAGCCGATTGTGGCCAGCTGAAGACATGCCCTTTACTGAAAGTGGAATGGTGCCAGACATCCTCTTCAACCCTCATGGTTTTCCATCCAGAATGACCATTGGCATGCTGATTGAGAGCATGGCAGGAAAATCAGCCTCGCTTCATGGACTCTGTCATGATGCAACCCCATTTACATTTTCTGAAGAGAATTCCGCTGTGGAATACTTCGGCAAGCTGCTGAAGGCTGCCGGCTATAATTACTATGGGACGGAGAGGATGTACAGTGGGGTATCTGGAGTAGAGCTCGAAGCAGACATTTTCATTGGTCTTGTGTACTATCAGCGCCTGAGGCACATGGTCTCTGACAAATTTCAGGTGAGGACTACAGGGGCCCGAGATAAAGTCACCAACCAGCCCATTGGAGGAAGGAATGTTCAGGGCGGCATCCGCTTTGGGGAGATGGAGCGGGATGCTCTGTTGGCTCACGGCACGTCCTTTTTGCTGCACGATCGTCTCTTCAATTGCTCAGATCGTTCAGTGGCCCACGTTTGTGTTGACTGTGGTAGTCTTCTCTCACCTCTCTTGAAAGCTCCACCAGCCTGGTCCACCACTCGCGCCCGACAATACGTTTGCGCCTCTTGTGACCAAAGTAACACCATTGAAACAATTGCTGTCCCTTATGTCTTCCGCTGCTTTGTGGCAGAATTGGCTGCCATTAATGTCAAAGTGAAACTTGATGTACAGTAA